The genomic segment GGCGCACCCGGGTTGTCGGTGCCTGGTCGCTCCACCCATCCCCTAGGCTCCGCCCATCATGCAAACTCCTGCGGATCTGCCCCGTCGACGGGCCGGCGGGATCGGCACGCGTGGCCGTGCCGGCCTCATCGTGTTGGCCGTCGCCTTCTTCCTGCTGCTCACCTCCCTTCGCGGCATCGCCGGATTCTGGACTGACTACCTGTGGTTCGACTCACTCGGGCTGTCCGGCGTGTTCACCGGCGTGCTCGGCGCGCGGATCGTCCTCGGCGCCCTCTTCACCGGCATCTTCTTCCTGATCCTGTGGCTGAACCTCCTGATCGCCGACCGCGTTGCACCCCGCTTCCGGCCGGCGGGCCCGGAGGAGGAGGTCATCGAGCGGTACTACGAGATCGTCGGCCAGCGCACCGGCCTGGTGCGCGCCGGCGTCGCCTTGCTGTTCGCCCTCATCGTCGGCGTCGGGGTCTCGGGCCAGTGGAACACCTGGATCCTGTTCACCAACGCCCGTGACTTCGGGGTGACCGACCCTCAGTTCGGCATGGACATCGGCTTCTACGTGTTCCGCCTGCCGTTCCTCACCTTCCTCGTCGACTGGGCCTTCGCCAGCCTGGTGATCATCGCCATCGTCGTTGCGGCGGCCCACTACCTCAACGGGGGCATCCGCGTGCAGGGTGCGGCCCAGCGGGTCACCCCCCAGGTCAAGGCGCACCTCTCGGTCCTTCTCGGGATGCTCGCCCTGGTCCGGGCAGCGGGGTACTTCCTCGCCCGCTACGAGCTCAACTTCTCCACCCGGGGCACCGTGCAGGGCGCCACCTACACCGACGTCAACGCCCAGCTGCCGGCGCTGTTCCTCCTGATCCTCATCTCGCTCGCTGCCTTCATCCTCTTCATCGTCAACATCTGGCGGCGGGGCTGGGTCCTGCCGGCGCTGGCCGTGGGGCTGTGGGCGTTCGTTGCCCTGATCGTCGGCGGCCTCTATCCGGCCTTCGTGCAGCGCTTCCAGGTGGAGCCCAGCGAGTCGTCCCGCGAACGCCCCTTCATCGAGCGCAACATCGAGGCCACCCGGGTCGCCATGGGCCTCGACAACGTGCGCACCCGCGACTTCGCCGCCGACAACCAGCTCGACGCCGCCGACCTCATCGAGAACGAGGCCACCGTCCGCAACATCCGGCTGTGGGACCCCCAGGTGCTCATCCGCAGCTTCAAGCAGCTCCAGGAGATCCGGCCCTACTACAACATCAGCGACGTCAACGTCGACCGCTACGACATCGACGGCGAGATCACCCAGGTGCTGGTGTCGGCTCGCGAGCTCGACACCGCCGGCGTCCCCCAGAACTCGTGGGAGGCACGCCAGCTGGCGTTCACCCACGGCTACGGGGCGACCCTGGCACCGGCCAACGCCAAGACCCCTACCGGCCGCCCGAACATCATCGTCGGCGACGTGCCGGTGTCCGACGAGGCCGGCATCGGCCTCGAGCAGCCGGGCATCTACATCGGCGAGAACCTCGGCGGCTACGTCATCACCCAGACCGACCGCGCCGAGATCGACTTCCAGACCGCCGAAGGCGAGACGGTGCTCACCGAGTACGAGGGTGCCGACGGCGTGGGCATCGGCTCCTACACCCGCCGGGCGGCGTTCGCCCTGCGCTTCGGCGACATCAACCCCCTCATCTCCGGCAACCTGCGCGCCGACTCCCGGATCCTCTACATCCGCGATGTACGAGAGCGGGTGCAAGCGGCGGCGCCGTTCATCCAGTTCGATGCCGACCCCTACCCGGTGCTGTCCGGCGGGGAGGTCCGCTACGTGATCGACGGCTACACCACGTCGAACCACTACCCGTATGCCCAGCGGGCCGACACGACGCAGGTCCGGCGCGAGAGCGGCCTCAACCGGGACTTCAACTATGTGCGCAACTCGGTGAAGGCCGTGGTCGACGCCTACGAGGGCACCGTGAACATCTACATCATCGACCCCGACGACCCGGTGGTGGCCGCCTACGCCGCGGCGTTCCCCGAGCTGTTCTCCGACATCGACGACCTGCCCGAGGGTCTCGACCGGCACTTCCGGTACCCGGAGGACCTCTTCACCGTCCAGACCAACATGTGGGGCGAGTACCACGTCGAGGACCCCGACGTCTTCTACAACGGCAACGACGCGTGGGACGTCGCCGCCGACCCCGGCACCGCCGGCTCCGCCGCCGCCACCCAGGAGGTCGACGCCCAGGGCCGGCCCATCGGTCCCGCCCGCGACGCCCGCATCGAACCCACCTACATCCTCACCCGGCTCCCGGGCGAGGACAAAGAGGACTTCATCATCCTGCGGCCCTTCGTCCCGACCTCCGGCGACGACCAGCAACGCCTGTTGACCTCGTTCATGGTGGCAAAGGGCGATCCAGGGAACTACGGGGAGCTCGAGAGCTTCGTGATGCCCCGCAGCGCCCTACCCGACGGGCCCGGCATCGTGGCCGCCTCGATCGGCGCCGACCAGGAGGTGTCGGAGCTCGAGACGCTGCTCGGGACCTCGGGCTCGCGCGTGCTGTTCGGGAACCTCGTCGTCTACCCCATCGAGCAGTCGCTGCTCTACGTGCGCCCGATGTACGTCGAGCCGGTGGCCACGCAGATCCCCGAGCTGCGCAAGGTGATCGTGTTCTTCAACGGCCGGGTCGAGGTCGAGGACACGCTCGAGCAGGCGCTGATCAACCTCTTCGGTGACGCCCCCGAGACCCAGGAGGAGGGCCCGACGATCGGCTCCGATAGTCCTGACCCGGTGGATCCCGATGCCGAGGTCCCCGCGCTGCCCGCGACGGTGGCCGAGATGCTTGCGCAAGCCGAGGCGGAGTTCGCCGAAGGCCAGGCCGCTCTCGAACGTGGCGACCTGGGCGCTTACCAGGAGCACAACGACGAGGGACGCCGCCTGCTCAGCGAGGCCATCCGCGCCGCCCGCGAGGAGGAGTCGCCCACGACGACCACCACCCAGGAAGAGGCGGCGACCGCCTGACGCCCGTCTTCGCGCGGCCGGCGGGAGAACGGTTTGGAACCAGTCGCGCGGGCGGGTATCGTCGTCACCACGCCGCGGGGTGGAGCAGTCTGGTAGCTCGTCGGGCTCATAACCCGAAGGTCGTAGGTTCAAATCCTACC from the Acidimicrobiales bacterium genome contains:
- a CDS encoding UPF0182 family protein, yielding MQTPADLPRRRAGGIGTRGRAGLIVLAVAFFLLLTSLRGIAGFWTDYLWFDSLGLSGVFTGVLGARIVLGALFTGIFFLILWLNLLIADRVAPRFRPAGPEEEVIERYYEIVGQRTGLVRAGVALLFALIVGVGVSGQWNTWILFTNARDFGVTDPQFGMDIGFYVFRLPFLTFLVDWAFASLVIIAIVVAAAHYLNGGIRVQGAAQRVTPQVKAHLSVLLGMLALVRAAGYFLARYELNFSTRGTVQGATYTDVNAQLPALFLLILISLAAFILFIVNIWRRGWVLPALAVGLWAFVALIVGGLYPAFVQRFQVEPSESSRERPFIERNIEATRVAMGLDNVRTRDFAADNQLDAADLIENEATVRNIRLWDPQVLIRSFKQLQEIRPYYNISDVNVDRYDIDGEITQVLVSARELDTAGVPQNSWEARQLAFTHGYGATLAPANAKTPTGRPNIIVGDVPVSDEAGIGLEQPGIYIGENLGGYVITQTDRAEIDFQTAEGETVLTEYEGADGVGIGSYTRRAAFALRFGDINPLISGNLRADSRILYIRDVRERVQAAAPFIQFDADPYPVLSGGEVRYVIDGYTTSNHYPYAQRADTTQVRRESGLNRDFNYVRNSVKAVVDAYEGTVNIYIIDPDDPVVAAYAAAFPELFSDIDDLPEGLDRHFRYPEDLFTVQTNMWGEYHVEDPDVFYNGNDAWDVAADPGTAGSAAATQEVDAQGRPIGPARDARIEPTYILTRLPGEDKEDFIILRPFVPTSGDDQQRLLTSFMVAKGDPGNYGELESFVMPRSALPDGPGIVAASIGADQEVSELETLLGTSGSRVLFGNLVVYPIEQSLLYVRPMYVEPVATQIPELRKVIVFFNGRVEVEDTLEQALINLFGDAPETQEEGPTIGSDSPDPVDPDAEVPALPATVAEMLAQAEAEFAEGQAALERGDLGAYQEHNDEGRRLLSEAIRAAREEESPTTTTTQEEAATA